A genomic window from Bdellovibrio sp. SKB1291214 includes:
- a CDS encoding ribonuclease H family protein: protein MLWYMYWILQRLRRLLSGNVFEIYTDGSFKHGKGSWAYVITRKGSIICEGSAGQKKTSSNRMEFQAAIEALKALPENSRARLYTDSRVMIEALEKSPRWASNGWVKNQGQPIPEVDLIRELHELQTLHKIEWEWVKAHSGIEFNERCDELCVRARSKDVEI from the coding sequence ATGCTTTGGTATATGTACTGGATATTGCAAAGATTGCGTCGATTGTTGTCAGGAAATGTTTTTGAAATCTACACGGATGGTAGTTTCAAGCATGGAAAAGGTTCTTGGGCTTATGTGATTACTCGCAAGGGCTCCATCATTTGTGAAGGCTCTGCAGGTCAAAAGAAAACCTCCAGCAATCGCATGGAGTTTCAAGCAGCGATTGAAGCACTTAAGGCTTTACCTGAAAACAGCCGAGCCCGTCTTTATACTGATTCTCGAGTTATGATTGAGGCTTTGGAAAAAAGTCCGCGTTGGGCCAGCAATGGTTGGGTTAAAAATCAAGGCCAGCCGATTCCTGAGGTCGACCTGATTCGCGAGCTGCACGAATTACAGACCCTGCATAAAATCGAATGGGAGTGGGTAAAGGCGCATTCTGGCATTGAGTTCAATGAAAGATGTGACGAACTCTGTGTTCGTGCTAGAAGCAAAGACGTGGAGATCTAA
- a CDS encoding MFS transporter, whose translation MLLTEFSKSLPSSFLFSMSSYLIGFIVRPVGAYFLGSVADRQSRLRGLRWSVLLIATSSCLVCLIPDSEHWSYYILRVVQGFALGGCYPILSVIIYETAPTQNRGLYTGLFQTSVPAGYLFAIAVTIISRMIIGEVNFLNNGWRVAFIYSAFMFPVWWQLNKLLIKVEADMGTPHKEVPSAWTTAEKKNVIFYLLMATAIGSIAISGVNIKGFFLKSLLKIDPLTANHIIAYSTILYAPTYAMWGALADRVGAYKVSVWGLIAGIFFLLPLFYGFEVFAEGGHINPFSTSWFFIFFFSVGISLIATACFGPFVMLICDHIHPGHRYTIYGVAYNVATGIVGGTAYLVSFSVYDHFNSKYGGIIYIIAIAVISFGCAYTYCLKNKNTLGNFILKKREF comes from the coding sequence ATGTTGTTAACTGAATTTTCCAAGTCGCTTCCCTCCTCATTTCTATTTTCGATGTCTTCCTATCTGATTGGTTTCATCGTAAGACCCGTGGGAGCCTACTTCCTGGGATCTGTAGCGGACAGGCAAAGTCGTCTGCGGGGGCTTCGTTGGAGTGTGCTTTTAATCGCCACGTCCTCTTGTTTAGTTTGTTTGATACCTGACAGCGAACACTGGTCGTATTATATCTTAAGAGTTGTGCAAGGTTTCGCCCTCGGCGGCTGCTATCCTATCTTAAGTGTGATCATTTACGAAACAGCTCCCACCCAGAATAGAGGTTTGTATACGGGCTTGTTTCAAACTTCTGTTCCTGCAGGCTATCTGTTTGCAATCGCAGTCACGATTATATCGCGAATGATTATCGGTGAAGTGAACTTTCTGAATAATGGATGGAGAGTTGCATTTATCTATAGCGCATTTATGTTCCCCGTTTGGTGGCAACTCAATAAACTTTTAATCAAAGTCGAAGCTGATATGGGAACTCCCCATAAAGAGGTTCCCTCGGCGTGGACCACAGCGGAAAAAAAGAATGTCATATTTTATTTGCTAATGGCCACCGCGATTGGCTCGATCGCCATCAGCGGAGTTAACATTAAAGGTTTCTTTTTAAAATCTCTTTTAAAAATAGATCCGCTCACCGCAAACCACATCATCGCATACTCAACAATTCTCTATGCTCCCACTTATGCAATGTGGGGAGCTCTTGCCGATCGCGTGGGGGCATATAAGGTCTCTGTGTGGGGATTGATTGCGGGGATATTTTTTCTACTTCCTCTTTTTTACGGATTTGAAGTGTTTGCTGAAGGTGGACACATCAATCCTTTCTCGACCTCGTGGTTTTTCATTTTCTTTTTCTCGGTAGGGATCAGTTTAATTGCGACTGCATGTTTTGGTCCCTTTGTGATGCTGATCTGTGATCACATTCACCCGGGCCATCGGTATACGATTTACGGAGTGGCCTATAATGTCGCGACAGGGATCGTGGGCGGCACAGCTTATCTGGTTAGTTTTTCGGTCTATGACCACTTTAATTCCAAATATGGGGGTATCATTTATATCATCGCCATTGCGGTTATAAGCTTTGGCTGTGCGTATACCTATTGCCTTAAGAATAAGAACACTTTGGGTAATTTCATTTTAAAAAAACGCGAGTTTTGA
- a CDS encoding PaaI family thioesterase — protein sequence MTQISQPNNPFLEHMGIKLIKWSEGAAEFEMPIQTWHMNRQGALQGGVVSTLVDAACSYAGFYSPPGSPEVHGVTITLNVNFVSSTKQGTLHAKAKKIGGGKNIFFSEAEVYADDGALIASGQGSFKYRR from the coding sequence ATGACACAGATTTCACAGCCTAACAATCCCTTCTTGGAACATATGGGTATCAAGCTCATAAAGTGGTCGGAGGGGGCTGCTGAATTTGAAATGCCGATTCAAACTTGGCACATGAATCGCCAGGGCGCACTACAAGGTGGAGTCGTTTCAACTTTAGTGGACGCCGCCTGCAGCTATGCTGGATTCTATTCTCCGCCCGGTTCTCCGGAAGTGCATGGGGTAACGATTACTTTAAATGTGAATTTCGTCTCAAGCACCAAGCAAGGAACACTGCACGCCAAGGCGAAAAAAATTGGCGGTGGAAAAAACATCTTCTTCTCCGAAGCCGAAGTCTATGCCGACGACGGCGCACTGATCGCGTCAGGCCAAGGATCGTTCAAGTACCGCCGCTAA
- a CDS encoding SemiSWEET family sugar transporter: protein MDQVTILGLIAGAFTSLCGVPQALKIWNTKSAKDVSYKMFLSLSVGAALWILFGVLQEELAIIITNAVTLALNLTILALKWKFGNESHETSMLRQLL from the coding sequence ATGGATCAAGTAACTATATTGGGGCTGATAGCGGGAGCGTTCACCAGTCTGTGTGGTGTGCCTCAAGCCCTTAAAATCTGGAATACCAAATCAGCTAAGGATGTTTCCTACAAAATGTTTCTTTCACTCAGCGTCGGAGCCGCATTGTGGATATTATTCGGCGTCCTCCAAGAAGAGCTCGCCATCATCATTACCAATGCCGTAACTTTAGCATTGAATCTGACAATCCTGGCCCTTAAATGGAAGTTTGGTAACGAGTCCCACGAAACCTCAATGCTACGTCAGTTGCTTTGA
- a CDS encoding cbb3-type cytochrome c oxidase N-terminal domain-containing protein, whose product MQETKDGKDYKQLFHEYDGIVEHDNPLPTWWLWTFFLTIIFAFLYFLHYEIAGGPTLKDELAIHMTELEKSKASSQASAPVETEDSLKEEFDKIDVNAGAAVFTGKCAACHGQELQGLIGPNLTDHFWIHGKGTRMDIVKVIREGAADKGMPPWGPVLKRDELYSVAKYIMSKLDSKPAGAKAPQGEEVK is encoded by the coding sequence ATGCAAGAGACTAAAGACGGCAAAGACTATAAACAGCTGTTTCACGAGTACGATGGCATCGTTGAACACGACAATCCCTTGCCGACTTGGTGGCTGTGGACGTTCTTTTTAACGATCATTTTTGCGTTCCTCTATTTCCTGCACTATGAAATTGCGGGTGGTCCGACTTTAAAAGACGAACTTGCCATCCATATGACAGAGCTTGAAAAATCCAAAGCAAGCTCGCAAGCAAGCGCACCGGTTGAAACCGAAGATTCTTTGAAAGAAGAATTTGATAAAATTGACGTCAATGCAGGTGCGGCGGTTTTCACCGGAAAATGTGCTGCTTGTCACGGGCAAGAGTTGCAAGGTCTGATCGGTCCTAACCTGACAGATCACTTCTGGATTCATGGCAAAGGCACTCGCATGGATATAGTAAAAGTTATCCGTGAAGGGGCTGCTGATAAGGGAATGCCACCTTGGGGACCGGTCTTGAAACGTGACGAACTGTACTCTGTGGCGAAATATATTATGTCCAAATTGGATTCAAAACCGGCAGGAGCGAAAGCTCCACAAGGGGAAGAAGTCAAATGA
- a CDS encoding ATP-binding protein, with amino-acid sequence MSGQFQLSEIEAEMWKYIFFATHVPILITTLDERVLQMNDSARDLLSFEGDIGYHKLEGLLARLKPSLRQMIRLQKVLAPAPYSDHLLVYLQNTRENYYAERLLTFYATTLKSLDRNFDLTACANQVASGAAMVAIESMADWCRIDLREDLGVGKGTVAHNDESLLPYLKELQDLPASSFDEVLSPMRVLRSGAAVFQEDVAHELFLLLSGSPQIYDLYTKVGLRSYICVPIKQNGDTIGSMTWARGPSNAHFDAVDMMMAEEFANKLAVNLERALLYKNLAEMKDAAEAANRAKTNFIANVSHEIRTPLGAIIGFSDLLTGSASTLLERQEWASKVRTNSNYLLRIIDDILDISKVEAGKVELEITEIDLRELLREMKLFADSRVENKDVQFKVAIQGPSPRFIKSDPTRLSQVLSNLIGNAIKFTSSGFVTLTVSKLETHESLSFEIADSGIGISSAQAEILFQPFTQADASHTRQFGGTGLGLALSRTLARRLGGDLVLMESELGRGSTFLVTIESVSADDGPSFTDLLEQEGERRVQVLDVTAISFSDTLKGREILLVEDSTDIQVLIKRFLEGAGAVISIAHNGEECVQMASQKTFDVILMDVQMPVKDGCQAASELRASGYSNLIVALTANAMKEERERCLAAGYDAHLSKPIRRHDLIQKLMGFLGESKNARTSESLRPDF; translated from the coding sequence ATGAGTGGTCAATTTCAACTTTCGGAGATCGAAGCAGAGATGTGGAAATATATCTTCTTTGCGACGCATGTGCCGATTTTGATCACGACTCTCGACGAGCGTGTCCTGCAGATGAATGACTCGGCTCGCGATCTGTTGAGCTTTGAGGGTGACATTGGCTATCACAAGCTAGAGGGCCTTCTCGCGCGTCTGAAACCTTCTTTGCGCCAAATGATTCGTCTGCAAAAAGTCTTGGCTCCGGCCCCCTATAGCGACCATCTTTTGGTGTATCTGCAGAACACTCGCGAAAACTATTATGCAGAACGATTGCTAACATTTTATGCTACCACGCTAAAATCTTTGGATAGAAATTTTGATTTAACCGCATGTGCAAACCAAGTTGCAAGTGGTGCCGCGATGGTTGCCATCGAAAGTATGGCTGATTGGTGCCGTATTGATTTACGTGAAGATTTGGGAGTGGGTAAGGGGACTGTCGCGCATAACGATGAATCCTTACTTCCATATCTTAAAGAACTTCAAGACCTTCCGGCCAGCAGCTTTGATGAAGTCTTAAGTCCCATGCGAGTGTTGCGTTCGGGGGCTGCGGTTTTTCAAGAAGATGTTGCCCATGAGCTGTTCTTACTGCTTTCCGGTTCGCCGCAAATCTATGATCTATACACTAAGGTGGGACTGCGCTCTTATATCTGTGTGCCTATTAAACAAAACGGAGACACCATTGGTTCTATGACTTGGGCTCGCGGCCCCTCCAATGCACATTTTGATGCCGTTGATATGATGATGGCCGAAGAGTTTGCAAATAAACTTGCGGTGAACTTAGAGAGAGCATTGCTCTATAAAAATTTGGCGGAAATGAAAGATGCAGCTGAGGCCGCCAATCGTGCAAAGACAAATTTTATCGCCAACGTCAGTCATGAAATTCGCACACCGTTAGGTGCTATCATTGGCTTCTCAGATCTATTAACGGGCTCTGCTTCGACGTTACTGGAAAGACAGGAGTGGGCTTCTAAAGTTCGCACCAACAGCAATTATCTGTTGAGAATTATCGATGACATCTTAGACATTTCCAAAGTTGAAGCTGGTAAAGTTGAGTTGGAAATCACCGAGATTGATTTGCGCGAACTTTTGCGGGAGATGAAGCTTTTTGCAGATTCTCGTGTGGAAAACAAGGACGTCCAATTTAAAGTGGCTATTCAAGGCCCTTCACCACGTTTCATCAAGTCAGATCCGACGCGACTTTCTCAAGTTTTATCGAATCTGATTGGTAATGCCATAAAATTCACAAGCTCGGGTTTTGTCACGTTGACCGTCAGCAAGTTGGAGACTCACGAGTCACTGAGTTTTGAAATTGCGGATTCGGGAATTGGTATTTCTTCCGCTCAGGCTGAAATCTTATTCCAGCCTTTTACTCAAGCAGATGCCTCTCACACTCGTCAATTTGGTGGCACTGGGTTGGGCCTTGCTTTATCTCGAACGCTGGCCCGCCGATTAGGTGGGGATTTAGTATTGATGGAATCAGAGCTGGGCCGCGGCAGTACGTTTCTGGTCACGATCGAGTCTGTCAGCGCTGATGACGGGCCAAGCTTCACGGATTTGCTCGAGCAAGAAGGTGAGCGCAGGGTTCAGGTCCTGGATGTGACGGCGATTAGCTTTTCAGACACGCTGAAAGGTCGTGAAATCTTGTTGGTTGAGGACTCCACTGATATCCAAGTTTTGATTAAACGCTTCTTAGAGGGCGCCGGTGCTGTGATTTCTATAGCCCATAATGGTGAAGAATGTGTGCAGATGGCATCGCAAAAAACTTTTGATGTCATATTAATGGACGTGCAGATGCCTGTGAAAGACGGCTGTCAGGCGGCATCGGAATTGCGCGCTAGTGGCTATTCAAATTTAATTGTGGCATTAACTGCAAATGCAATGAAGGAAGAGCGCGAGCGTTGTTTGGCAGCGGGCTATGATGCTCACTTAAGTAAGCCGATTCGTCGTCATGACTTGATTCAAAAGCTGATGGGATTTTTGGGAGAGTCTAAAAACGCACGTACAAGTGAAAGTTTACGCCCGGATTTCTGA
- a CDS encoding DUF4334 domain-containing protein: MFKIVHYNSLFVTSCFRQIYTASDLNDLFCFCLLSVSVEKPLSFYFNGTVLGRLTVKTSEQILLDKIATTEEILALFDSLPPADLDFLNGRWKGFEVKTEHPLDGLLENSGWYGKLFKDTNDVHPLLFYSHDKQSVFAIDPLLVPLCISEYVPRSKSLQQFVSLAKPVIQTKTPKARTRLIQYRGKLTASMIYDAKPIIDHFAKLDEKHLLGIMDLKGSQKPYAFILERDDLSLEIEL, translated from the coding sequence ATGTTTAAAATTGTTCATTACAATTCACTCTTTGTCACATCCTGTTTTAGACAAATTTATACCGCATCTGATTTAAATGACCTCTTTTGTTTTTGTTTGTTGTCGGTCTCGGTGGAAAAACCTCTCTCGTTCTATTTTAATGGCACTGTGCTGGGGAGGCTTACCGTGAAAACTTCAGAACAGATCCTGCTTGATAAAATAGCGACGACCGAGGAAATTTTGGCTTTATTCGATTCACTTCCTCCAGCGGACTTAGATTTTTTAAACGGTCGATGGAAGGGATTTGAAGTTAAAACCGAGCATCCCCTTGACGGTCTGCTTGAAAATTCGGGTTGGTACGGGAAACTATTTAAAGACACCAATGATGTGCATCCTTTACTTTTCTATTCCCACGACAAACAGTCTGTATTTGCGATCGACCCTCTTTTGGTTCCTCTGTGCATCAGCGAGTATGTGCCGCGCTCGAAAAGTTTGCAGCAATTTGTAAGTCTTGCGAAACCAGTTATACAAACCAAAACACCCAAGGCCCGCACAAGATTAATCCAGTATCGTGGTAAATTAACCGCATCGATGATTTATGATGCAAAACCCATCATCGACCACTTTGCAAAATTAGATGAAAAACACCTCTTGGGAATTATGGATTTAAAAGGTTCTCAAAAACCTTATGCCTTTATTCTTGAAAGAGATGACCTTTCTCTCGAAATAGAACTTTAA
- the ccoG gene encoding cytochrome c oxidase accessory protein CcoG, whose product MSLDPGILTSVDENGDRISIIPAEVRGYYKRHRTWVHAVLLVIFLALPWTTIRGVQTILINIPDREFSFFGLLFHAHDAPLLFFILGTIVIGLAFVTAVWGRVWCGWACPQTVFIESVFRRIEQWTEGGYIERRKLRDEALTLNKLKKTGLKWILFVIVSSLIAHSFIAYFVGAKDLLQMMEQPPGENWTYFILVSVVTAVVLFDFAWFREQFCVIMCPYGRFQSLLIDNKSLAVIYDVKRGEPRRGRNAANEPQGDCVACNRCVNACPTGIDIRNGLQMECIACTACVDACDEIMEKVKKPKGLIRYDTLDFSKIKLTRPRPLIYMAVILALVSGLSYAIATRAPFHWTLLRGQGLPYSYVQEGEIKDIVQNQFKIHIQNQEREDSTYTISIDPELVKAGAKVTVGENPITLKPQAAHEWYFFVRLPESMFKGSHGKIKSRVTIESHHGTEYSRSDKELILMGPQGL is encoded by the coding sequence ATGAGTTTAGATCCAGGCATCCTCACATCCGTCGATGAAAATGGTGACAGAATCAGCATTATACCTGCTGAAGTGAGGGGCTATTACAAAAGGCATCGCACGTGGGTGCATGCCGTTTTGTTGGTGATTTTTTTGGCACTGCCGTGGACCACCATCCGTGGCGTGCAAACAATTTTGATCAATATTCCAGACCGCGAGTTTTCATTCTTTGGTCTTTTGTTTCATGCCCATGATGCGCCTCTCTTATTTTTTATTCTGGGTACGATCGTCATCGGCTTAGCCTTCGTCACCGCCGTCTGGGGACGTGTGTGGTGCGGCTGGGCCTGCCCACAAACCGTATTTATTGAATCTGTTTTCCGTCGTATCGAGCAATGGACGGAAGGTGGTTACATTGAACGTCGCAAACTGCGCGACGAAGCACTGACACTGAATAAGCTTAAAAAAACCGGCCTTAAATGGATCTTATTCGTCATCGTCTCTTCACTGATTGCTCACAGTTTTATCGCCTATTTTGTTGGGGCTAAAGATTTGCTGCAAATGATGGAGCAACCCCCTGGTGAAAACTGGACATATTTTATTTTAGTCTCCGTTGTCACAGCCGTGGTCCTTTTCGACTTTGCCTGGTTCCGTGAGCAGTTCTGCGTGATTATGTGCCCTTACGGACGTTTTCAGTCCCTGCTCATTGATAATAAATCCCTTGCAGTTATTTATGATGTCAAACGTGGCGAACCTCGCCGCGGGCGCAATGCTGCAAATGAACCTCAAGGAGACTGCGTTGCTTGCAATCGCTGCGTGAACGCCTGTCCTACCGGCATTGATATTCGCAACGGTCTGCAAATGGAGTGCATTGCGTGTACTGCATGTGTCGATGCTTGTGACGAAATCATGGAAAAAGTGAAAAAGCCAAAGGGCCTTATTCGCTATGACACTTTGGATTTTAGTAAAATTAAACTCACTCGCCCTCGTCCTCTTATTTATATGGCAGTGATCCTAGCCTTGGTGTCTGGCCTTTCTTACGCGATTGCCACCAGAGCCCCTTTCCATTGGACCCTGTTGCGCGGCCAAGGACTTCCTTACTCCTATGTTCAAGAAGGTGAAATCAAGGATATCGTTCAAAACCAATTCAAAATCCACATCCAAAATCAGGAACGCGAAGACTCCACCTACACGATTTCCATTGATCCAGAATTGGTGAAAGCTGGTGCGAAAGTGACCGTGGGCGAAAATCCAATCACCCTCAAACCCCAAGCGGCCCACGAATGGTACTTCTTTGTGCGTCTGCCAGAATCAATGTTCAAAGGATCGCATGGTAAAATCAAATCTCGAGTGACAATCGAAAGTCATCACGGGACTGAATATTCACGCAGTGATAAAGAGCTTATTTTAATGGGACCTCAAGGACTATGA
- a CDS encoding HAD family hydrolase — translation MLKSFFPQHEFKALLFDFDGTIADTMPAHLGAWNKALAKYNLSLSREQHQAWAGRPTLRIVEMMNELHNATIDPQQFLAEKEVHYLSSLHEVTTIASVMNVIRHYHRQIPMAIVTGSRRKIVELTMNQLGLQPYFDLLVCAEDYTNGKPAPDCFLMAANKLSIAPSDCLVFEDAILGMQAAQSAGMNVLMVDEAYALTHAQK, via the coding sequence ATGTTGAAATCATTTTTTCCCCAGCATGAATTTAAAGCCCTGTTGTTCGACTTTGACGGCACAATTGCCGACACGATGCCAGCGCATTTAGGCGCATGGAACAAGGCCTTGGCAAAATATAATTTGTCGCTAAGCCGAGAACAACATCAGGCCTGGGCGGGCCGCCCAACTCTGCGAATTGTGGAGATGATGAATGAGCTTCACAATGCCACGATCGATCCCCAGCAGTTCTTGGCTGAGAAAGAAGTGCACTATCTGTCGTCTTTACACGAAGTCACGACAATTGCTTCTGTGATGAACGTGATTAGACACTATCACCGTCAAATTCCCATGGCCATCGTGACCGGTTCTCGCCGCAAAATCGTCGAATTGACAATGAATCAATTGGGTCTACAACCTTATTTTGATCTGCTTGTTTGTGCCGAGGACTACACCAATGGCAAGCCCGCACCCGACTGTTTCCTGATGGCCGCTAACAAGCTTAGCATCGCACCCTCAGACTGCTTGGTTTTTGAAGACGCCATTCTAGGAATGCAAGCAGCCCAATCCGCCGGCATGAATGTCTTGATGGTCGATGAAGCTTACGCCCTCACCCACGCTCAGAAATAG
- a CDS encoding YheU family protein, with the protein MDFIDDNNSPENDVKPPIAIELDRLSADVIDAVIEAFILREGTDYGVVEISLDKKKEQVLKQLNKKELHIVYDFNTDSVTVMTDRDWKKLPRSE; encoded by the coding sequence ATGGATTTTATTGATGATAACAACTCGCCGGAAAATGATGTCAAACCACCGATTGCCATCGAGTTGGATCGCTTAAGTGCAGACGTCATCGATGCGGTGATCGAAGCGTTTATTTTGCGCGAAGGCACTGATTACGGTGTGGTCGAAATTTCTTTGGATAAGAAAAAAGAACAAGTCTTAAAGCAGCTCAATAAAAAAGAACTGCACATCGTATATGATTTCAATACAGATTCGGTCACGGTGATGACGGACCGAGATTGGAAGAAGCTGCCGAGGTCCGAGTAA
- a CDS encoding acyltransferase domain-containing protein, whose translation MSKTAVMFSGIDCLDKVEHRLQVLKMPEVLDRLDKAQFYLDDVESSVSLIDYLSASDQIFHSSLAIKALIGAATHVGLYDLLLKFHAPPDYLVGCSLGDIARIVCSGALSFEQLLMGTFHYGDHGEKLHGGSVVCVKSLFSPLSEIEVELIQSHGLYVAVYQTPHHFLVGGPDEILNAWIDSQSTKALYSIRPLCDKPLHSTFMNRSKDHAFAGMGDLLIGPFKMPMISATESRLIESSEDLLRDMTMNMTGPVKWWQTYRWMIQELGVSKFINIGPAETLIRLHERMNIGSDIEVIDSLQLEKQSAACSERSFVDTIEI comes from the coding sequence ATGTCGAAAACAGCCGTCATGTTTTCCGGTATTGATTGCTTAGATAAGGTCGAACATCGTTTACAAGTTTTGAAAATGCCAGAGGTCTTAGATCGTCTCGATAAAGCTCAGTTTTATCTAGATGATGTTGAAAGCTCCGTGTCCTTGATTGATTACCTAAGCGCTTCTGATCAGATCTTTCACAGCAGTCTTGCTATCAAAGCCTTGATTGGAGCCGCGACACATGTGGGTTTGTACGATCTCTTGTTGAAGTTTCATGCTCCGCCCGATTATTTAGTGGGGTGTTCGCTGGGTGATATTGCCCGGATTGTTTGTTCGGGCGCATTGTCTTTTGAACAACTCCTGATGGGAACTTTCCACTATGGGGATCATGGGGAAAAGCTTCATGGCGGGTCTGTGGTCTGCGTGAAAAGCCTGTTTTCTCCCTTATCCGAAATTGAAGTGGAGCTGATTCAAAGCCATGGTTTGTATGTGGCAGTTTATCAGACACCTCATCATTTCTTAGTCGGTGGCCCGGATGAAATTTTAAATGCCTGGATCGATTCGCAAAGTACCAAGGCTCTGTATTCCATACGCCCGCTCTGTGACAAACCTTTGCATTCAACATTTATGAATCGCAGTAAAGATCATGCCTTTGCTGGGATGGGAGATCTTTTGATCGGACCATTCAAAATGCCCATGATTTCTGCAACAGAAAGTCGTCTGATTGAATCGTCTGAAGATTTACTTCGGGATATGACGATGAATATGACCGGCCCCGTAAAATGGTGGCAAACCTATCGCTGGATGATTCAGGAACTGGGGGTGAGTAAATTCATTAATATCGGCCCCGCAGAAACTCTGATTCGCCTTCACGAGCGCATGAATATAGGGTCTGATATCGAGGTCATTGATTCCCTGCAGCTCGAAAAACAGAGTGCTGCTTGCTCGGAAAGAAGTTTTGTCGATACGATAGAGATATGA
- a CDS encoding DUF3817 domain-containing protein encodes MIQAFKILGWLEGASFLTLLFIAMPLKYMGGNPALVKSMGPIHGFLFIGYVLFANFLASELRWSGKTRVAAFLAAVLPFGTFWFERKHLKTEKA; translated from the coding sequence ATGATTCAAGCTTTTAAAATTCTTGGTTGGTTAGAAGGTGCTTCTTTCTTAACTCTTCTTTTTATCGCAATGCCATTGAAATATATGGGAGGCAACCCTGCCCTGGTAAAATCGATGGGGCCTATTCACGGTTTCTTATTCATCGGTTATGTTCTTTTCGCAAACTTCTTGGCTAGTGAATTAAGATGGTCGGGAAAAACTCGCGTCGCAGCTTTCCTGGCAGCGGTTTTACCTTTCGGTACATTTTGGTTTGAACGAAAACATCTAAAAACAGAAAAAGCTTAA
- a CDS encoding FKBP-type peptidyl-prolyl cis-trans isomerase: MSTLEVTITDYNTGSGELASKGALVFIHYTGTLTDGTVFDSSYNHGRPFEFVVGSKKVIQGMSQGILGMKVGGRRKIHIPAPLAYGERSMGKIPPHSDLIFEIELLESRPRE; the protein is encoded by the coding sequence ATGAGTACCTTAGAAGTCACCATTACCGACTACAATACAGGCAGCGGCGAATTGGCCAGCAAAGGCGCCTTGGTATTTATTCACTATACTGGCACATTGACCGATGGAACGGTGTTTGACTCCTCCTATAACCATGGGCGTCCCTTTGAATTCGTGGTCGGGTCGAAAAAAGTCATTCAAGGTATGAGCCAGGGAATTTTAGGCATGAAGGTCGGAGGCCGACGCAAAATCCACATTCCTGCCCCTTTGGCCTATGGGGAGCGCTCGATGGGAAAGATTCCGCCCCACTCTGATTTGATCTTTGAAATAGAGCTTCTAGAATCCCGCCCGCGCGAGTAA
- a CDS encoding sulfite exporter TauE/SafE family protein, with the protein MNEGMLLAIGILSTSFLGSWHCAAMCGPIACLMGERKSLLAYHLGRLTAYVVLGVIAGSLGQVLLDSQYMWLRTASAILFAFILLSMGLRLITPRLTERFFPQVDPHGLMIVFRKLRKFHLNQSGFIVGALTGLLPCGWLYTYVTAAVALQSPMMGGALMFLFWVGGLPSLSVLPSMIRNGLRQIPLRQQRIAGSILILASVYSVWSFIFFNHH; encoded by the coding sequence ATGAACGAAGGAATGCTGCTTGCCATAGGAATTCTTAGCACGAGCTTCTTAGGAAGCTGGCACTGTGCTGCCATGTGCGGGCCTATTGCATGCTTGATGGGAGAACGTAAATCTTTGCTCGCCTATCACCTAGGACGTCTTACGGCTTATGTCGTTTTAGGAGTGATCGCTGGAAGCTTGGGACAAGTTCTTTTAGATTCTCAGTACATGTGGCTTAGAACCGCCTCTGCCATATTGTTTGCGTTCATTTTGCTCAGCATGGGTCTTCGATTGATCACCCCACGTTTGACAGAAAGGTTTTTTCCTCAAGTGGATCCTCACGGATTGATGATCGTTTTCCGCAAGCTTCGTAAATTTCATTTAAACCAATCAGGTTTTATCGTCGGTGCACTGACAGGTTTACTGCCCTGCGGATGGCTTTATACATACGTGACAGCGGCCGTTGCTTTACAAAGCCCCATGATGGGTGGCGCCCTGATGTTTCTGTTCTGGGTCGGAGGGCTTCCGTCCTTAAGTGTTCTGCCCTCCATGATTCGCAATGGCCTTCGACAAATTCCACTTCGGCAACAACGAATTGCGGGTTCAATTTTAATTCTCGCTTCTGTCTATTCTGTCTGGAGCTTCATCTTTTTTAACCACCACTGA